One window of the Vigna radiata var. radiata cultivar VC1973A chromosome 1, Vradiata_ver6, whole genome shotgun sequence genome contains the following:
- the LOC106758398 gene encoding uncharacterized protein LOC106758398 gives MPVLQLLVYVDDIILAGNSMTEINRIKGLLHNRFHIKNLGELKYFLGLEVARSKKGIHLYQRKYALDILKETGMLGCKPCTTPFLSDTSSLYKMENYLQDPSSYKRLIGKLLYLTNTRPDYHFRALQHVSRYIKSKPSEGLFFSADSPVHLKAFSDSDWATCPTTRRSTTGFCVFLGSSLISWKSKKQGTVSKFSTEAEYRALTATTREI, from the coding sequence ATGCCAGTTTTACAGCtacttgtttatgttgatgacattatatTAGCAGGAAACTCCATGACAGAAATCAATCGTATAAAGGGTCTTTTGCACAATAGATTTCACATAAAGAATCTAGGAGAgcttaaatattttcttggtcTAGAGGTAGCAAGGTCTAAGAAAGGAATTCATTTATATCAAAGAAAGTATGCCTTAGACATTCTTAAGGAAACAGGAATGCTTGGCTGTAAACCTTGCACAACTCCCTTCCTAAGTGATACAAGTTCTCTGTACAAAATGGAGAACTACTTACAAGATCCTAGTTCCTACAAGAGATTGATAGGGAAGTTGCTCTATCTCACTAATACTAGACCTGATTATCATTTTCGGGCTCTTCAACATGTAAGTAGGTACATAAAGTCCAAACCCTCAGAAGGGTTGTTCTTTTCGGCTGACTCTCCTGTGCATTTAAAGGCCTTCAGTGATTCTGATTGGGCAACTTGCCCAACCACTAGAAGGTCCACTACGGGTTTTTGTGTCTTTCTTGGGTCTTCCCTCATTTCATGGAAATCCAAGAAACAAGGAACTGTTTCCAAATTTTCCACAGAAGCAGAGTACCGGGCTCTAACAGCTACTACGCGTGAGATTTAG